A stretch of Cicer arietinum cultivar CDC Frontier isolate Library 1 chromosome 5, Cicar.CDCFrontier_v2.0, whole genome shotgun sequence DNA encodes these proteins:
- the LOC101501600 gene encoding ATP-dependent DNA helicase DDM1-like: protein MLHYSNDFESVVLVDNSIQDFNDTNNNCRIFLLSTRAGGSGINLTAANTCILYDSDWNPQMDLQAMDRCHRIGQTKPVHVYRLATAQSVEGQMLKRAFSKLKLEHVVIEKRQFHQERTKPAIVDEMEVCMVAVAC from the exons ATGCTCCATTATTCCAATGATTTTGAAAGTGTGGTTTTGGTTGACAACTCA ATCCAGGActtcaatgatacaaacaacAATTGCCGAATCTTCCTTCTTTCTACTAGGGCTGGTGGATCGGGAATTAACCTCACTGCAGCTAACACTTGCATTCTTTATGACAGTGACTGG AATCCTCAAATGGATTTACAGGCCATGGATAGATGTCATAGAATCGGTCAAACAAAGCCTGTTCATGTTTACAGGCTCGCAACTGCTCAATCAGTAGAG GGTCAAATGTTAAAAAGAGCTTTCAGCAAGTTGAAGCTTGAGCATGTGGTGATAGAGAAAAGACAGTTTCATCAAGAGCGTACGAAGCCTGCCATTGTGGATGAGATGGAGGTTTGTATGGTAGCAGTAGCATGCTAa
- the LOC140920460 gene encoding ATP-dependent DNA helicase DDM1-like, producing the protein MIFKNQDFNDTNSNCRIFLLSTRAGGLGINLTAADTCILYDSDWNPQMDLQAMDRCHRIGQTKHVHVYRLATAQSVEGRMLKRAFNKLKLEHVVIEKGQFHQERTKPAIVDEMEVCMVAVAC; encoded by the exons ATGATCTTCAAA AACCAGGACTTCAATGATACAAACAGCAATTGCCGAATCTTCCTTCTTTCTACTAGGGCTGGTGGATTGGGAATTAACCTCACTGCAGCTGACACTTGCATTCTTTATGACAGTGATTGG AATCCTCAAATGGATTTACAGGCCATGGATAGATGTCATAGAATCGGTCAAACAAAGCATGTTCATGTTTACAGGCTCGCAACTGCTCAATCAGTAGAG GGTCGAATGTTAAAAAGAGCTTTCAACAAGTTGAAGCTTGAGCATGTGGTGATAGAGAAAGGACAGTTTCATCAAGAGCGTACAAAGCCTGCCATTGTGGATGAGATGGAGGTTTGTATGGTAGCAGTAGCATGCTAA